In Elaeis guineensis isolate ETL-2024a chromosome 1, EG11, whole genome shotgun sequence, a genomic segment contains:
- the LOC105038350 gene encoding uncharacterized protein isoform X3, translating to MFRRMRSLVGLNPKSPPPKRLLNARPPTWQRRAVRFKPPDMLDTVHEIAIYIHRFHNLDLFQQGWYQIKISVRWEDNQISCGTPARVIQYEAPDVAPDDIFGVWRIDDADHSFSTQPFRIKYARQDVLLSVMVSFNLTIGKDESPLTSAVILKFELMYAPILENGPEMQASFDAVSAAFHEFRIPPKALLGLHSYCPIHFDAFHAVLVDLSIHVVFLKAATYTRAQKVSSTSHVVGNHAEEHHEEPNQILGQTWTLKAVKLIKLLLASRELILGELQKISKAIGETIDDLNNADLNLGRLESISSSRTDSSTASLDISGMNMGVEQLVGILHNILEKSNGVIEFGNDVMLYTLSKEELLDVFFTVGNQLSFIWNAFLKFHRINRIRIIEHLYDAWASDRKAEWSIWMIHSKIEIPHRYLRSGVDDSSHHNGLGKVGTPRKSSEDPAQSSIMRAELHRKSIGQMKINNQSVQDMQIFGDPSHVPVILVEQHIMNVPLHDSGDNSLLHSLNHNVMAAISTQTGERTAPKLGFGAKKNGRILKVVVFVHGFQGHHLDLRLVRNQWLLIDPGVECLMSETNEEKTSGDFREMGSRLAEEVIAFIRRKMDKLSKYGGCNDIKLSFVGHSIGNIIIRTALAESMMAPFLKHLHTYMSISGPHLGYWYSSNSLFNSGLWLLKKLKGAQCIHQLTFSDHPDLQNTFFYGLCKQKTLANFKNIILLSSPQVLLLSSLIRIALLSLIVSVYSERDGMIMLLTYS from the exons ATGTTTCGGCGTATGCGATCCCTCGTCGGCCTGAATCCGAAGAGCCCCCCGCCGAAGAGACTGCTTAATGCAAGGCCTCCGACGTGGCAGCGGAGGGCTGTACGATTCAAGCCTCCAGATATGTTGGACACCGTCCATGAGATCGCTATTTATATCCATCGCTTCCACAATCTTGATCTCTTTCAACAAGG GTGGTATCAGATAAAGATAAGCGTAAGATGGGAGGATAACCAGATATCATGTGGTACTCCGGCTAGAGTTATTCAGTATGAAG CTCCTGATGTAGCCCCAGATGATATCTTTGGTGTTTGGAGAATAGATGATGCTGATCACAGTTTCTCTACACAACCCTTCCGAATCAAATATGCTAGACAGGATGTTCTTCTGTCTGTTATGGTCTCTTTTAATTTAACTATAGGCAAAGATGAG AGCCCATTGACATCTGCCGTAATACTAAAGTTTGAGCTCATGTATGCTCCAATATTAGAAAATGG CCCTGAGATGCAGGCTTCTTTTGATGCTGTTTCAGCTGCATTCCATGAATTCAGGATTCCTCCTAAAGCACTTCTGGGTTTGCATTCATATTGTCCCATTCATTTTGATGCTTTCCATGCAGTGCTTGTCGACCTCAGCATACATGTTGTTTTTCTGAAAGCAGCAACTTACACCCGTGCACAGAAGGTATCCAG TACATCTCATGTGGTGGgaaatcatgctgaagaacatcaTGAAGAGCCCAATCAA ATATTGGGTCAAACGTGGACCTTGAAAGCAGTTAAACTTATTAAGCTATTGTTAGCTTCCCGTGAATTAATTCTCGGAGAACTCCAAAAGATCAGCAAAGCTATTGGTGAAACAATTGATGATTTAAATAATGCTGACTTGAATCTTGGTAGACTTGAGTCAATTAGTTCTTCAAGAACAGATTCTTCTACAGCCAGTTTGGACATTTCTGGAATGAATATGGGTGTGGAGCAATTGGTTGGCATTTTGCACAATATTTTGGAG AAATCAAATGGTGTGATTGAGTTTGGAAATGATGTCATGCTCTACACACTATCCAAGGAAGAGCTGTTGGATGTATTTTTCACTGTGGGCAACCAACTTTCATTTATATGGAATGCATTTTTGAAGTTTCATAG GATAAATAGGATTAGGATAATCGAGCATCTATATGATGCTTGGGCTTCTGATCGAAAAGCAGAATGGTCTATATGGATGATTCATTCGAAGATTGAAATTCCTCACCGTTATTTGAGAAGTGGAGTGGATGATTCTTCTCACCATAATGGACTTGGAAAAGTTGGAACTCCACGAAAATCCAGTGAGGAT CCTGCACAGAGTTCGATTATGAGAGCTGAACTGCATAGAAAAAGTATTGGACAAATGAAG ATTAACAATCAGTCTGTTCAAGACATGCAAAtctttggtgatccttctcatgtTCCTGTCATTCTTGTAGAGCAACATATCATGAATGTTCCACTGCATGATTCTGGTGACAATTCGCTGTTGCACTCTCTAAATCATAATGTGATGGCTGCAATATCTACACAGACTGGAGAAAGGACAGCACCAAAACTTGGATTTGGTGCCAAAAAAAATGGTCGCATACTGAAAGTAGTTGTCTTTGTGCATGGATTCCAG GGACACCATCTGGATTTACGGCTTGTTCGGAATCAATGGCTTTTAATAGATCCTGGAGTTGAGTGTCTCATGTCGGAGACAAATGAAGAAAAGACATCTGGAGATTTCAGAGAAATGGGAAGCCGGTTGGCTGAAGAAGTGATTGCATTTATTAGAAGGAAAATGGATAAGCTTTCAAAGTATGGAGGCTGCAATGACATTAAGCTGAGCTTCGTTGGCCATTCCATTGGGAACATAATTATAAGAACCGCCTTAGCAG AGAGCATGATGGCGCCTTTTCTAAAACACCTGCATACCTACATGTCAATATCTGGACCCCACTTGGGATATTGGTACAGCTCAAACTCTTTGTTCAATTCTGGGTTGTGGCTACTGAAGAAACTCAAAGGAGCTCAGTGCATTCATCAGCTTACTTTCAGTGACCACCCAGATCTCCAAAATACGTTTTTTTATGGGCTCTGCAAG